One genomic segment of Pandoraea thiooxydans includes these proteins:
- a CDS encoding isovaleryl-CoA dehydrogenase, with translation MSSPWTTHQVENQVPMLENYDLYGCDALLGEAVERHGAGWHAAELQRFGARLGQTQVQQWADEANHHLPELVTHDPQGRRIDRVDFHPSWHALLGLLRGEGLHALPWSAPGPGAMAARAAGYFLHGQVEAGTLCPTTMTFASIPVLAREPALFAQLQDKLFAREHDARDLPLAQKRSVLIGMGMTEKQGGSDVRTNTTRATPLGPGGRGGAYALVGHKWFFSAPMCDAHLVLARTTDHDALSCFFVPRFKPDGQKNPVQIQRLKDKLGNRSNASSEVEFLDAYGVMVGDEGRGIPTILEMATYTRLDCVIGSAALMRQSLVQAIHHARHRRAFGQALIAQPLMRNVLTDLALESAAATLLMMQLAAAFDRPDDPVARAWRRILLPAAKFWVCKRALEFAGESMEVWGGNGYVETGPMARLYREAPVNSIWEGSGNIMCLDVLRAVQREPELAHALLDALDDQVSGHAALKAALADLRRQVSGPPETREAMARHIAQQWILLAQAGLMLAHAPSALAGAFLASRFEMSGGRVYGTLPADVNQATQEAILARAFAP, from the coding sequence ATGAGTTCACCATGGACGACGCATCAGGTCGAAAACCAGGTGCCCATGCTGGAGAACTACGACCTGTATGGCTGCGATGCCTTGCTCGGTGAGGCCGTCGAGCGTCATGGCGCCGGCTGGCACGCCGCCGAATTGCAGCGCTTCGGTGCGCGTCTTGGCCAGACGCAGGTGCAGCAATGGGCCGACGAGGCCAATCACCATTTGCCCGAACTGGTGACCCACGATCCCCAGGGGCGGCGTATCGATCGGGTGGATTTCCATCCGAGCTGGCATGCGTTGCTGGGGCTGTTGCGCGGCGAGGGCCTGCATGCGCTGCCGTGGTCCGCGCCGGGCCCGGGCGCGATGGCCGCGCGCGCGGCCGGCTATTTCCTGCATGGGCAGGTCGAGGCCGGCACCCTGTGCCCGACCACCATGACCTTCGCCAGCATTCCTGTGCTCGCCAGGGAGCCGGCGCTGTTTGCGCAACTCCAGGACAAACTTTTCGCCCGCGAGCATGACGCCCGCGATTTGCCGCTGGCGCAAAAGCGCAGTGTGCTGATCGGCATGGGCATGACCGAGAAGCAGGGCGGCTCGGACGTGCGTACCAATACGACGCGGGCCACGCCGCTGGGGCCGGGCGGGCGCGGCGGCGCATATGCGCTGGTGGGGCATAAATGGTTCTTCTCCGCGCCGATGTGCGATGCCCACCTGGTGCTGGCGCGCACCACCGATCACGATGCGTTGTCGTGCTTTTTCGTACCGCGGTTCAAGCCGGACGGACAAAAGAATCCGGTGCAGATCCAGCGTTTGAAGGACAAGCTGGGCAACCGCTCGAACGCCAGCAGCGAGGTCGAGTTCCTGGACGCCTACGGCGTGATGGTGGGCGACGAGGGGCGCGGCATTCCCACCATCCTCGAGATGGCCACCTATACGCGGCTCGACTGCGTGATCGGCAGCGCCGCGCTGATGCGCCAGTCGTTGGTGCAGGCAATCCATCACGCGCGGCATCGGCGCGCGTTCGGCCAGGCGCTGATCGCCCAGCCGCTGATGCGCAATGTATTGACCGATTTGGCGCTCGAGTCGGCCGCCGCCACCTTGCTGATGATGCAGCTGGCGGCCGCATTCGACCGACCGGACGATCCCGTGGCGCGCGCGTGGCGGCGAATTTTGCTGCCTGCGGCGAAATTCTGGGTTTGCAAGCGCGCGCTCGAATTCGCCGGCGAGAGCATGGAGGTGTGGGGCGGCAACGGCTACGTCGAGACCGGGCCGATGGCGCGGCTGTACCGCGAGGCGCCCGTCAATTCGATTTGGGAGGGCTCCGGCAACATCATGTGCCTCGACGTGTTGCGTGCGGTGCAGCGCGAGCCCGAGCTGGCGCATGCGTTGCTCGACGCACTGGACGACCAGGTGTCGGGGCACGCGGCGCTCAAGGCGGCATTGGCCGATCTGAGACGGCAGGTGAGCGGCCCGCCCGAGACGCGTGAAGCGATGGCGCGGCATATCGCTCAGCAATGGATCCTGCTGGCGCAGGCCGGCCTGATGCTCGCACATGCGCCGAGCGCGCTCGCCGGAGCTTTTCTCGCCAGCCGCTTCGAAATGTCCGGCGGACGCGTCTACGGTACGCTGCCGGCCGACGTCAACCAGGCAACACAGGAAGCGATTCTGGCGCGCGCGTTCGCGCCATAA
- the dapF gene encoding diaminopimelate epimerase, whose amino-acid sequence MKLKFTKMHGAGNDFVVLDGIHQQVDLSAEQWRALADRHFGVGADQLLVVEKPTIDGVDFRYRIFNADGGEVEHCGNGARCFVKFVRDHQLTDQRSVRVQVQQGILTLTMHEDGQVSVDMGRPELSPAKVPFDAHGLTGRPEHDDLLWPLEVDGKTVWISVVSMGNPHAVQTVDDVERFPVAHDGPLIERHARFPNRVNAGFMQVLDRHTIRLRVYERGAGETLACGTGACAAVVAGIRRGLLDTPVAVHTHGGILSIAWDGAGAVVMTGAATTVFEGEIEL is encoded by the coding sequence ATGAAACTCAAATTCACCAAAATGCACGGCGCCGGCAACGACTTTGTCGTGCTCGACGGCATCCATCAACAGGTAGACCTGAGTGCCGAGCAATGGCGCGCGCTGGCCGACCGCCACTTCGGTGTGGGCGCGGACCAGCTCCTGGTGGTCGAGAAGCCGACCATCGATGGCGTCGATTTCCGCTACCGGATTTTCAATGCGGACGGTGGCGAGGTCGAGCATTGCGGCAATGGCGCGCGCTGCTTCGTCAAATTCGTGCGCGACCATCAGCTGACCGACCAGCGCAGCGTGCGCGTACAGGTGCAACAGGGCATTCTCACCCTGACCATGCATGAGGACGGGCAAGTCTCGGTCGATATGGGCCGGCCAGAACTGTCGCCGGCCAAGGTGCCATTCGACGCGCACGGGCTCACCGGCCGGCCGGAGCATGACGATCTGCTATGGCCGCTCGAGGTCGACGGCAAGACCGTCTGGATCTCCGTGGTGTCGATGGGCAACCCTCACGCGGTGCAAACGGTCGATGACGTCGAGCGGTTCCCGGTGGCGCACGATGGCCCGCTCATCGAGCGTCATGCGCGCTTTCCGAACCGGGTCAATGCCGGGTTCATGCAAGTGCTCGATCGTCACACGATCAGGTTGCGCGTCTACGAGCGGGGCGCCGGCGAGACGCTCGCTTGCGGCACGGGCGCATGCGCGGCGGTGGTGGCCGGCATTCGCCGCGGTTTGCTCGATACCCCGGTAGCAGTGCATACGCACGGCGGCATCCTGTCGATCGCCTGGGACGGTGCCGGCGCTGTCGTCATGACCGGCGCGGCAACCACCGTGTTCGAAGGCGAAATCGAACTGTAA
- a CDS encoding lipid A biosynthesis lauroyl acyltransferase, protein MSKKKPGKFGYLFGATLLRALNCLPYGVVGRFGDALGSLLYLIPSSRRRVVHTNLRLCFPHWDDAQRERVARAAFRHAIRSYAERSVQWFADREKMERLVQVESEVDLTDPDMPPTILLGFHFVGIEAGSIFINHALRRPCASLYTPMSNPFFDALAKRQRGRFDAEMISRADSAREVLRVLRERKPIMLAADMDYGLRNSVFVPFFGVQACTLTSISRLAQAGRAQILPIVTEVLPNYRGYKLKVFAPWENYPSGDPVADTRRMNAFLEEQILRMPEQYYWVHKRFKTRPEGEAGVY, encoded by the coding sequence ATGTCCAAGAAGAAACCCGGGAAATTCGGTTACTTGTTCGGCGCGACCTTGTTGCGCGCCCTGAATTGCCTGCCTTATGGCGTGGTGGGCCGATTCGGCGATGCGCTGGGCAGCCTGCTGTACCTGATCCCAAGTTCGCGCCGCCGGGTCGTGCACACCAATTTGCGCCTGTGTTTCCCGCACTGGGATGACGCGCAGCGCGAGCGCGTGGCGCGCGCCGCGTTCCGGCACGCGATTCGCAGCTACGCCGAGCGCAGCGTGCAGTGGTTTGCCGACCGCGAGAAGATGGAGCGACTGGTGCAGGTCGAGAGCGAAGTGGACCTGACCGATCCCGACATGCCGCCGACGATTCTGCTCGGGTTTCATTTTGTCGGCATCGAGGCGGGCTCGATTTTTATCAACCATGCGCTCAGGCGGCCATGCGCTTCGCTCTACACGCCGATGTCGAACCCGTTTTTCGACGCGCTGGCCAAACGGCAGCGGGGCCGTTTCGACGCCGAAATGATATCGCGCGCCGACAGCGCGCGAGAGGTGCTGAGGGTGCTGCGCGAGCGCAAGCCGATCATGCTGGCCGCGGATATGGACTATGGGTTGCGCAATTCGGTGTTCGTGCCGTTTTTCGGTGTGCAGGCATGCACCCTGACATCGATCTCGCGTCTGGCGCAGGCCGGCCGCGCGCAGATCCTGCCGATCGTCACCGAAGTGCTGCCGAATTACCGCGGCTACAAGCTCAAGGTGTTCGCCCCGTGGGAGAATTACCCGAGCGGTGACCCGGTGGCCGATACGCGCCGCATGAATGCCTTCCTCGAGGAACAGATCCTGCGCATGCCAGAGCAGTACTACTGGGTGCACAAGCGCTTCAAGACGCGGCCCGAGGGCGAGGCCGGCGTGTATTGA
- the gatB gene encoding Asp-tRNA(Asn)/Glu-tRNA(Gln) amidotransferase subunit GatB, with amino-acid sequence MQWEVVIGLETHAQLSTASKIFSGASTRFGAAPNTQACPVDLALPGVLPVMNRGAVERAIQFGLSIGATIAPQSIFARKNYFYPDLPKGYQISQYEIPVVQGGALTIQVPADEKTGMPAYEKTVQLTRAHLEEDAGKSLHEDFAGMTGIDLNRAGTPLLEIVTEPDMRSAAEAVAYAKALHGLVVWLGICDGNMQEGSFRCDANVSVRPVGQEAFGTRAEIKNLNSFRFLEEAIHYEVRRQIELIEDGGEVVQETRLYDPDKRETRSMRSKEDAHDYRYFPDPDLMPLVIAADWIERVRGELPELPGAMQARLVEQYGLTKYDAAVLTSSKAMATYFEAVVARAGAASAKPAANWIMGELASQLNRDGIELAACPVSAAQLAGLLARIADGTISNKIAKEVFQHMWDEPADDEAAADRIIESKGLKQISDTGALEKIIDEVLAANAKSVEEFRAGKEKAFNALIGQAMKATKGKANPQQVNELLRKKLSA; translated from the coding sequence ATGCAATGGGAAGTCGTGATTGGCCTGGAGACGCATGCGCAGCTCTCCACGGCATCAAAAATTTTTTCAGGGGCATCGACCCGCTTCGGGGCGGCGCCCAACACACAGGCGTGCCCGGTGGATCTGGCGCTGCCTGGCGTATTGCCGGTCATGAACCGGGGCGCGGTCGAACGCGCGATCCAGTTCGGGCTGTCGATCGGTGCGACGATTGCGCCGCAAAGCATTTTCGCCCGGAAAAATTATTTCTACCCGGATTTGCCCAAGGGCTATCAAATCAGCCAGTACGAAATCCCGGTGGTGCAGGGCGGCGCGCTGACCATTCAAGTCCCGGCCGACGAGAAGACGGGCATGCCGGCCTACGAAAAGACGGTGCAGCTCACGCGCGCCCATCTCGAGGAAGATGCCGGCAAGTCGCTGCATGAGGATTTCGCCGGCATGACCGGTATCGATCTGAACCGGGCCGGCACGCCGCTGCTCGAAATCGTCACCGAGCCGGATATGCGCAGCGCCGCGGAGGCGGTGGCCTATGCCAAGGCGCTGCACGGCCTGGTGGTGTGGCTGGGCATTTGCGACGGCAACATGCAGGAAGGATCGTTTCGCTGCGACGCGAACGTCTCGGTGCGCCCGGTGGGGCAGGAAGCTTTCGGCACGCGCGCCGAAATCAAGAACCTGAACTCGTTTCGCTTCCTCGAGGAGGCAATTCACTATGAGGTGCGGCGTCAGATCGAATTGATCGAGGACGGTGGCGAGGTCGTGCAGGAGACGCGCCTGTACGATCCGGACAAGAGAGAAACCCGCTCGATGCGCAGCAAGGAAGACGCGCATGATTATCGCTATTTCCCCGATCCGGATCTGATGCCCTTGGTGATCGCCGCCGACTGGATCGAGCGTGTGCGCGGCGAGCTGCCGGAGTTGCCCGGGGCGATGCAGGCGCGTCTGGTCGAGCAGTACGGACTGACCAAATACGACGCCGCCGTGCTGACGTCATCCAAGGCCATGGCGACCTATTTCGAGGCGGTCGTCGCCCGGGCCGGCGCGGCCAGTGCCAAGCCGGCCGCCAACTGGATCATGGGCGAGCTGGCCTCGCAACTCAACCGTGACGGCATCGAACTGGCGGCCTGCCCGGTGTCGGCCGCGCAACTCGCCGGCTTGCTGGCGCGCATCGCCGACGGCACGATCTCCAACAAGATCGCCAAGGAAGTGTTCCAGCATATGTGGGACGAGCCCGCCGACGACGAAGCGGCAGCCGATCGCATCATCGAGTCGAAAGGCCTCAAGCAGATCTCCGACACCGGTGCGCTGGAGAAGATCATCGACGAAGTGCTGGCGGCCAATGCCAAGTCGGTCGAAGAGTTCAGGGCCGGCAAGGAGAAGGCCTTCAACGCGCTGATCGGCCAGGCGATGAAAGCCACCAAAGGCAAGGCGAACCCCCAGCAGGTCAACGAATTGCTGCGCAAGAAGCTGTCAGCCTAG
- a CDS encoding coniferyl aldehyde dehydrogenase gives MENLAQRFAALREAYAREPVPGWSTRAARLTTLRTMLREHREALAQAIDTDFGGRPRQETDLLELFPSLGGIGHALAHGKRWMRRRRQWAGLWFLPARTALVPQPLGVVGIIVPWNYPLYLAVGPLTDALAAGNRVMIKLSEYTPRFGELFAELVARYFPPDQITVVNGDAEVAREFSALPFDHLLFTGSTAVGHHVMRAASEHLTPVTLELGGKSPAIIGPGARFSNAVERILAGKLLNAGQTCIAPDYVLVPRERQNEFVTEATRIAQRLYPRPADNPDFASIISPRHFGRLQGLHDDALSQGAMAHLLSADTPQVDRRRLPPVVYTGVSDSMRLMQEEIFGPLLPLVPYDSLDEAIAYVNAHARPLALYMFDDDRRRVEQVLTQTVAGGVTVNDTLLHIAQDTLPFGGVGASGMGAYHGYDGFLAFTKMKPVFYQARVNGMGLLSAPYGKRFAAMLRLLLR, from the coding sequence ATGGAAAATTTGGCGCAACGTTTTGCTGCGCTGCGCGAGGCTTATGCGCGCGAACCGGTACCCGGCTGGTCGACGCGAGCGGCCCGCTTGACCACTTTGCGCACGATGCTGCGCGAGCATCGCGAGGCGCTGGCGCAGGCCATCGACACCGATTTCGGCGGGCGGCCGCGGCAGGAGACCGATTTGCTCGAACTGTTTCCCAGCCTGGGCGGAATCGGCCATGCGCTGGCGCACGGCAAGCGCTGGATGCGACGGCGCCGGCAGTGGGCCGGCCTGTGGTTCCTGCCGGCTCGCACCGCGCTGGTACCGCAGCCGTTGGGGGTCGTCGGCATCATTGTGCCGTGGAATTATCCCCTGTATCTGGCCGTCGGCCCGCTGACCGATGCGCTGGCCGCGGGCAACCGTGTGATGATCAAGCTGTCGGAATACACGCCGCGTTTTGGAGAGCTTTTTGCCGAACTGGTTGCACGCTACTTCCCGCCCGATCAGATCACCGTGGTCAATGGCGATGCAGAGGTCGCCCGCGAATTCTCCGCGCTGCCGTTCGACCATTTATTGTTCACCGGCTCGACCGCGGTAGGCCATCACGTGATGCGTGCCGCAAGCGAGCATCTGACGCCGGTCACGCTCGAACTCGGTGGCAAATCGCCCGCCATCATTGGCCCGGGCGCGCGTTTTTCGAATGCGGTGGAGCGCATTCTCGCGGGCAAGCTGCTCAACGCCGGCCAGACGTGCATCGCGCCGGACTACGTGCTGGTCCCGCGCGAGCGGCAGAACGAATTCGTTACCGAGGCAACGCGCATTGCCCAGCGCCTCTATCCGCGGCCGGCCGACAATCCCGACTTCGCCAGCATCATTTCACCGCGGCATTTCGGCCGGCTGCAAGGGCTGCACGACGATGCGCTGAGCCAGGGCGCGATGGCGCATCTGCTGTCGGCCGATACCCCGCAAGTTGACCGGCGGCGCTTGCCGCCGGTGGTCTACACCGGCGTCAGCGATTCGATGCGCCTGATGCAGGAAGAAATTTTCGGGCCGCTCCTGCCGCTGGTGCCCTATGACTCGCTCGACGAGGCGATCGCCTATGTCAACGCTCATGCCCGTCCATTGGCGTTGTATATGTTCGACGATGATCGCCGGCGGGTCGAGCAGGTCCTGACGCAAACCGTGGCGGGCGGCGTGACGGTCAACGACACCCTGCTGCATATCGCGCAGGATACGTTGCCGTTCGGCGGCGTCGGCGCCTCGGGCATGGGCGCTTACCACGGTTATGACGGCTTTCTGGCCTTCACCAAAATGAAACCGGTGTTCTACCAGGCGCGCGTCAACGGCATGGGACTGCTCAGCGCCCCCTACGGCAAGCGCTTTGCCGCAATGCTTCGATTGTTGCTGCGCTGA
- the metK gene encoding methionine adenosyltransferase has product MATDYLFTSESVSEGHPDKVADQISDAVLDAILAQDKYARVAAETLCNTGLVVMAGEITTTATVDYQQVARETIRRIGYDNTDYGIDYKGCAVLVAYDRQSPDIAQGVDRAHDDNLDQGAGDQGLMFGFACNETPELMPLPIYLAHRLVERQSELRRDGRLDWLRPDAKSQVTIRYVNDRPHSIDTVVLSTQHHPDITLDKLREAVVEEIIKPVLPKDLIKGDVKFLVNPTGRFVVGGPQGDAGLTGRKIIVDTYGGAAPHGGGAFSGKDPSKVDRSAAYAGRYVAKNIVAAGLAEKCLIQVSYAIGVARPTSVMVNTFGTGKVSDAKITELVMKHFDLRPKGIIQMLDLLRPIYTKAAAYGHFGREEPEFTWEATDKAAELLADAGLRAVA; this is encoded by the coding sequence GTGGCGACCGACTACCTGTTTACCTCCGAGTCCGTTTCCGAAGGCCATCCCGACAAGGTGGCCGACCAGATTTCCGATGCTGTGCTCGACGCCATCCTGGCCCAGGACAAGTATGCGCGCGTCGCAGCCGAGACACTATGCAATACCGGCCTGGTCGTGATGGCCGGTGAAATCACCACCACCGCCACCGTCGATTACCAGCAGGTCGCGCGCGAAACGATCCGCCGCATCGGTTACGACAACACCGACTACGGCATCGACTACAAGGGTTGCGCGGTGCTCGTGGCCTACGACCGCCAATCACCCGACATCGCGCAGGGCGTGGACCGCGCCCACGACGACAACCTCGACCAGGGCGCCGGCGACCAGGGCCTGATGTTCGGTTTCGCCTGCAACGAGACGCCGGAGCTGATGCCGCTGCCAATTTATCTGGCGCACCGGCTGGTCGAGCGGCAATCCGAGCTGCGTCGCGACGGCCGCCTGGACTGGCTGCGCCCGGATGCCAAGTCGCAGGTGACGATCCGTTACGTCAACGACCGGCCGCACAGCATCGACACGGTCGTGCTCTCGACCCAGCATCACCCTGACATCACACTGGACAAATTGCGCGAGGCAGTCGTCGAGGAAATCATCAAGCCAGTGCTGCCGAAGGATCTCATCAAGGGCGACGTCAAATTCCTGGTGAATCCGACCGGACGCTTCGTGGTTGGCGGCCCGCAGGGCGACGCCGGCCTGACCGGGCGCAAGATCATCGTCGACACGTACGGCGGAGCCGCGCCGCACGGCGGCGGAGCCTTCTCCGGCAAGGACCCGTCCAAGGTAGACCGTTCGGCTGCCTATGCGGGCCGTTACGTTGCGAAAAACATCGTGGCCGCCGGTCTGGCGGAAAAATGCCTGATTCAGGTGTCTTATGCGATCGGCGTGGCGCGCCCGACCTCGGTGATGGTCAATACCTTCGGCACCGGCAAGGTCAGCGATGCGAAGATCACCGAACTGGTGATGAAGCATTTCGATCTGCGACCCAAGGGCATTATCCAGATGCTCGACCTGCTGCGTCCGATTTACACCAAGGCCGCAGCCTACGGCCATTTCGGTCGCGAAGAGCCGGAATTCACCTGGGAGGCGACCGACAAGGCCGCCGAACTGCTGGCCGATGCGGGCCTGCGCGCCGTGGCCTGA
- a CDS encoding GMC family oxidoreductase, whose amino-acid sequence MEYDYLVVGAGSGGCALAARLADALPERTIALLEAGPDDHHWLVKTPLGLAGLVPFKSARNWAFHTTPQPALDGRRGYQPRGRGLGGSSSINAMIYTRGHPLDYDAWADAGCPGWRWQDVLPYFKRAEHNERGADAWHGTQGPLNVADLRSPNPFSMRFVEAGRQAGFAVNGDFNGASQEGVGLYQVTQKNGERWNAARAYLHGRTRQNLHVMTGTSALRIVFEGRRAVGVEVQRGGRRETLRARAEIVLAAGAFNSPQLLMCSGIGPTEHLQSLGIPALVEAPGVGANLQDHLDVIINKCVPSSDLIGFSPAGIAHLSGALFGYLRERRGVFSSNVAEAGGFLSSQPGLDRPDLQLHFLVGISDDHNRKLHVRHGFSCHVCVLRPKSRGNVTLASADARQAPVIDPRFLSEPEDLEGLLRGLRIVRKILAAPALAEFGGKELYSQDVQSDDGLRALIRARADTIYHPVGTCRMGSDAAAVVDPQLRVRGIERLRVVDASIMPTLIGGNTNAPTIMIAEKAADLMRHDAS is encoded by the coding sequence ATGGAGTACGACTATCTCGTGGTCGGCGCGGGATCGGGCGGGTGCGCGCTCGCGGCGCGCCTGGCCGACGCGCTGCCCGAGCGCACGATTGCACTGCTGGAGGCCGGGCCCGACGACCATCACTGGCTGGTCAAAACGCCGCTCGGGCTGGCCGGCCTGGTGCCGTTCAAGTCGGCGCGCAACTGGGCGTTCCATACGACGCCGCAGCCCGCGCTCGACGGCCGGCGAGGCTATCAGCCGCGCGGGCGCGGCCTGGGCGGCAGCAGCTCGATCAACGCCATGATCTACACACGCGGGCATCCGCTCGATTACGACGCGTGGGCCGACGCCGGTTGCCCCGGCTGGCGCTGGCAGGACGTGCTGCCGTATTTCAAGCGAGCCGAGCACAATGAACGCGGCGCCGACGCCTGGCACGGCACGCAAGGGCCGTTGAACGTGGCCGACCTGCGTTCGCCCAACCCGTTTTCGATGCGCTTTGTCGAGGCCGGCCGCCAAGCCGGCTTTGCGGTCAATGGGGATTTCAACGGTGCCTCGCAAGAGGGTGTGGGCCTGTACCAGGTGACGCAAAAGAACGGCGAGCGCTGGAACGCGGCACGCGCTTATTTGCACGGCCGCACGCGGCAAAACCTGCATGTCATGACAGGCACCAGCGCATTGCGTATCGTCTTCGAGGGCCGGCGCGCCGTGGGAGTCGAGGTGCAGCGGGGCGGCCGGCGCGAGACGTTGCGCGCACGCGCCGAAATCGTGCTTGCCGCCGGCGCCTTCAACAGCCCGCAATTGCTGATGTGCTCCGGCATCGGTCCGACCGAGCACTTGCAATCGCTGGGCATCCCGGCGTTGGTCGAGGCCCCCGGGGTCGGCGCCAACCTGCAGGATCACCTCGATGTCATCATCAATAAATGCGTGCCGTCGAGCGATCTGATCGGCTTCTCACCCGCCGGCATCGCACATTTGAGCGGTGCGCTGTTTGGCTACCTGCGCGAGCGGCGCGGCGTGTTCAGCAGCAACGTGGCCGAGGCCGGCGGCTTTTTGTCGAGCCAGCCGGGGCTCGATCGCCCCGATCTGCAATTGCACTTCCTGGTGGGGATTTCCGACGATCACAATCGCAAGCTGCATGTGCGTCACGGCTTTTCGTGCCACGTGTGCGTCTTGCGCCCGAAAAGTCGCGGCAACGTCACCCTGGCCAGTGCCGATGCGCGCCAGGCGCCGGTGATCGACCCGCGCTTTTTGAGCGAGCCCGAAGATCTCGAAGGCCTGTTGCGGGGCCTGCGCATCGTGCGCAAGATTCTGGCGGCGCCCGCGCTCGCCGAATTCGGTGGCAAGGAGTTGTACTCGCAGGATGTGCAGAGCGATGACGGGCTGCGGGCGCTGATCCGCGCGCGGGCCGATACGATCTACCACCCGGTGGGTACCTGCCGGATGGGCAGCGACGCGGCCGCCGTGGTCGATCCGCAGTTGCGCGTGCGCGGTATCGAGCGGCTGCGCGTGGTCGATGCCTCGATCATGCCCACGCTGATCGGCGGCAACACCAACGCGCCGACCATCATGATTGCCGAAAAGGCCGCCGATCTGATGCGGCATGACGCGTCGTGA
- the gatA gene encoding Asp-tRNA(Asn)/Glu-tRNA(Gln) amidotransferase subunit GatA has translation MELSLTDLQDLRTALDTKRVSSVELAQHYLARIDAARALNAFVDVSPEATLAQARAADARLARGEGGATAPLLGIPLAHKDVFVTREWVSTAGSRMLAGYRSPFDAAVVERLAEAGMVCLGKTNMDEFAMGSSNENSHFGPVKNPWDLSAVPGGSSGGSAAAVAGGLAPVATGTDTGGSIRQPAAFCGLTGIKPTYGNVSRYGMIAFASSLDQGGPLGRSAADCAQLLSAMAGFDKRDSTSLERPAENYMRQLGQPLPGASAAQPLAGLRVGLPREYFGDGLADDVRTAIENALQTLESLGAVRVEISLPKTELSIPVYYVIAPAEASSNLSRFDGVRYGHRAAQYADLLDMYKKTRAEGFGAEVKRRILVGTYVLSHGYYDAYYLQAQRIRRLIAQDFQDAFAQCDLIIGPVAPSVAWNLGEKSDDPLKMYLADIYTLSVSLAGLPGMSVPVGFGQAQRPVGMQIIGNYFDEARMLQVAHAFQQVTDWHRRQPQGGV, from the coding sequence ATGGAACTCTCCCTGACCGATTTGCAAGACCTGCGCACGGCGCTCGACACCAAGCGCGTGTCCAGCGTCGAGCTGGCCCAACATTATCTGGCCCGTATCGACGCGGCTCGGGCGCTCAACGCCTTTGTCGACGTGTCGCCCGAGGCCACGCTGGCCCAGGCCCGCGCGGCCGACGCACGGCTGGCGCGCGGCGAAGGCGGCGCGACCGCCCCGCTGCTGGGTATTCCGCTGGCTCACAAGGACGTTTTCGTCACCCGCGAATGGGTTTCCACGGCCGGCTCGCGCATGCTGGCGGGCTACCGCAGTCCGTTCGATGCCGCCGTCGTCGAGCGCCTGGCCGAAGCGGGCATGGTATGCCTTGGCAAAACCAATATGGACGAGTTCGCGATGGGCTCGTCGAACGAAAACTCCCATTTTGGCCCCGTGAAAAACCCATGGGACCTGAGCGCCGTGCCCGGCGGATCGTCCGGCGGGTCTGCCGCGGCAGTTGCCGGTGGGCTGGCGCCGGTGGCTACCGGCACGGACACCGGCGGCTCGATTCGGCAGCCCGCCGCTTTTTGCGGGCTCACGGGCATCAAGCCGACGTACGGCAACGTGTCGCGCTACGGCATGATCGCGTTTGCCTCGTCGCTCGACCAGGGCGGCCCGCTCGGCCGCAGCGCGGCGGACTGCGCGCAGTTGCTCAGCGCCATGGCAGGGTTCGACAAGCGCGACTCGACCAGCCTGGAGCGTCCGGCCGAAAATTACATGCGCCAGCTCGGCCAGCCGTTGCCCGGCGCGAGTGCGGCTCAGCCGCTGGCCGGGCTGCGCGTCGGCCTGCCGCGCGAGTATTTCGGCGACGGGCTGGCCGACGACGTACGCACGGCGATCGAAAATGCCTTGCAGACGCTGGAGAGCCTCGGGGCCGTGCGAGTCGAGATTTCGTTGCCCAAGACCGAACTGTCGATCCCGGTGTATTACGTGATCGCGCCGGCCGAGGCGTCGTCCAATCTGTCGCGCTTCGACGGCGTGCGTTACGGACATCGGGCCGCGCAATATGCCGATCTGCTCGACATGTACAAGAAGACCCGCGCCGAAGGCTTCGGCGCCGAGGTCAAGCGCCGCATCCTGGTGGGCACGTACGTGCTGTCGCATGGCTATTACGACGCCTATTACCTGCAGGCGCAGCGCATTCGCCGCCTGATCGCGCAGGACTTCCAGGACGCTTTCGCCCAGTGCGACCTCATCATCGGACCGGTCGCGCCGAGCGTGGCATGGAATCTGGGTGAGAAGAGCGACGATCCGCTCAAGATGTACCTGGCCGATATCTATACGCTGTCGGTCAGTCTGGCGGGCTTGCCGGGCATGAGCGTGCCGGTTGGCTTCGGCCAGGCGCAGCGCCCGGTCGGCATGCAGATCATCGGCAATTATTTTGACGAGGCGCGCATGCTGCAGGTCGCGCACGCGTTCCAGCAGGTGACCGACTGGCATCGCCGCCAACCGCAGGGGGGCGTCTGA